The Anabaena sp. PCC 7108 region CAAAGGCTGTTAAGCTGACTTGGTTAGTTTGAGCGTCCGCTTGCAGCAGTACGTTAGCAAGTACGGGATGAGTTGGCCTTGATGGTACTGCACGACTGACGAGTGATAGATTGGTACTGAGATCGCTTTGAGCGCAAACTAATTTCATAAATCTGAGATACAGCTGGTGAAGGATAATGGTAACAAATTTTGTAACAAGAGATAGACTCCCGGCTTCTCGAAGAAGTTGAATATCTGGGAATTTTTTGCATCTTTGCGGAAACTACTTTAAATTAAACACCTTAAAGCAACTTATCCAAAAGAATGCGATTCTCTAAAGCCAAAATATCTTTAAGTGCTAATGCAATTCGATATCCTATAGATAGTAATCTAAATTTTTTGACATATCCGATGGTAGCTTTTCCCATTCTGATTGAGGAATTTGACTACTCACATCATCAATGAAATTTAAAAAAGATTGGGATGCTAAGTTATCGGTAAAATCTCCAGTTTTATTTTCGGAAACTCTTTGCTTAAACCGATTGTTAATGAACAGTAAAAAATTTAATACTTCTTGGATTAAAAAGTCAGGGGTTTGAGAAATTTCTTTGATAAGTTCTTCTTTTACTGTCATGACTTCACCTCTTTTATTTCATTATTCATATCATCTTGAGATACTACAATAATTCTATAACCTAAAGCACATACATAACCGTAAAATTTTAAGCTTGTAAATAAATATACCAGGATTCTTTGTTATTCAATCAAATCAAATGAAAATAACTCTTGCGCCTCTGCGCCTCTGCGTGAGACAAAAAAATGTGGTTCATTTACCCGAAAATCGCTGTAATCAGAAATTCATCATACTCAGGATAGGAAAATCTGAAACGTTTATTTAACAAGGCTGGGAATATTAGGAATTACGAATTATTTTAATCCAAGTTTCACAGGTGGGACGAGATAACTGCTAATTGCCACAATAGAAGAAAGAGCAAGCAATCATTTAACTTTAAACTGTAATTAATCTGGTCTACACCAAGTAGCCAATATCCTACCACTCAGGGACTAACACGGAGACTAAACTACACATGAAGACAAATAATCACAACCTAACACCCAAAAATATGGATACCAAGTTTTTATTCCAAACATTGGGAACCAAACGAAGAGAGTTGATGTTAACTGGTTTAGCAGTTATCCTTCTTGGTGGCTGTTCCCGTCTGAATAGCAAAACTTTAGAAACCCAACAAAACATTCCTCAAGGTCAGAATATCCCCATAGCAGCTCCTCCTGCCATGATCTCCTCCTCTGGAGATCCTAACTTCATAGTTAAAGTAGTACAAAATGTGGGCGGTGCTGTGGTTCGCATTGATTCTACCCGAACCATCACATCTCAAGCACCGGAAGCATTTGGTGATCCATTTTTCCCGTTTTTTAGCGATAGAGTTCCACAAACAAGAAAAAGAGTAGAAAGAGGTAGCGGATCTGGATTTATAATTAATTCCTCTGGGCAAATTTTAACTAATGCCCACGTAGTAGATGGTACTGATAGAGTAACAGTTACACTCAAAGATGGACGCACTTTTAACGGTAATGTTTTGGGTGAAGATCCAGTAACGGATGTAGCGATGATTCAAATTGATGCTAATAATCTACCAACCTTAGCTCTCGGTAATTCCGATATTTTACAACCCGGAGAACCTGTGATTGCAATTGGTAATCCTTTGGGTTTAAATAATACTGTAACTTCGGGAATTATCAGTGCTACAGGCCGTTCTGGTAGTGAAATTGGCGTTAGTGATAAGCGTGTAGATTATTTACAAACAGATGCAGCTATTAACCCTGGTAATTCCGGCGGACCTTTATTGAATGCTCGTGGTGAGGTAATAGGAATGAATACAGCTATTATCCAAGGCGCTCAAGGTTTAGGATTTGCTATTCCTATTAATACAGTCCAGAAAATTTCTCAGCAATTAGTTACTAAAGGTAGAGCAGAACATCCATATTTGGGTGTTGAAATGGTAACGTTGACACCTGAAATTAAGGAAAGAATTACTAGAAGATTTGGCGCTCGTGTGAAAATCCCAGATCAAGGAATTTTATTATCTAGAATTGTTGCTAATTCCCCAGCCGCAGTTGGTGGACTCAAACCTGGGGATGTAATTAAAAGCATTAATAACCAACCTGTTAATAAGGTAGAAGAAGTACAAAAGCTAGTAGAAAATAGTACAATTGGTGACTCTCTCCAAATCCAAATAGAGCGAAATGGACAACCTACTCAAGTAACGGTTAAACCTGCACCTTTGCCCATTAGGAATGAAAGTTAATTGCAGATATTTATCAAATCAACATTAAAGCCCAATTTACAGGAGTTTATTTCATGACTGAATTAGCGCCAATTATCCAATTAGGTAATCCGATATTACGGCAAAAAGCAGTTGACATTGAAAATATTCAAGATCAAGATATTCAAAAGCTAATCGACAATTTAATCGCTACTGTTGACCTAGCTAATGGTGTAGGAATTGCGGCTCCCCAAATAGCAGCATCTTATCGTTTATTTATTGTTGCTTCCCGTCCTAATGCTCGGTATCCATCTGCACCAGAAATGGAACCAACAGCGATGATTAATCCTCAAATTATTTCTCACTCAACTGAAGTTCTCAAAGGTTGGGAAGGTTGTTTAAGTGTTCCGGGAATTAGGGGTTTAGTTCCTAGATATCAAAAAATTGAAATTGAATATACAGATAGAAATGGGAATTTACAAAAGCAAGAATTAACCGATTTTGTGGCGCGAATTTTTCAACATGAATATGATCATCTGGAAGGAAAAGTATTTTTAGATAGGGTAGAATCTACCTATGAATTAATGACTGAAGCAGAATATCAACAGCGGGTAGTTAACAATATTGACAGCAGCATTCAGCAGTAAAATCCTCTTGGATAAGGAGAAATTAGGGTGGGTTAGCGACAGCTTAACCCATTATTATTTTAAGTTTACTATGCAGCTTTCGTAGTTTTTAGATATGTCTAAAGGAGACGGATTATAAATTCCAGCCTTAAGACGAATGTAAGGATTCAGTTAAATAAGTTATGTTATGTCCGCCTAATCACTTATCAAAAAAATTCTCCGCGTCCCCGCGTCTCCCTGTCTCCGCGTCAGTCTAAATGATAAGTATTCAACTGGACATGATATTACTTGTCAGTTCCCAGTTTTGACTCAAATAAATCCTAAATATTTTGAGAGGCGGTACGCAATCAATATTCCCAGTATACCGCCAATCATACTGAACAAAATTGAGGCAACCGATAATAAACCTCCACCCCATAAAAGCGGAATGTAACTACCAATGGTAGAACCAGCAAACATTCCAATCCCGATAAGTAATTTATTCAAGCTTATATACTTCCAGTGATTACAGCTTTAGAGTACAGGATTTTACAAAAAATTTAACGGGAGTCTGAAAATGCTGAAATTTTTTTGTGCTGTGAAAGCTTATTCTGATTTTTAGCCCCTTTGAATATGAATTATGAAAAAGCTGATTAATCAACCCGAAGACTTTGTTAGAGAAAGTCTAGAAGGAATGGCTGTGGCTCATGGTGATTTAATTAAGGTAAATTATGAGCCAACTTTTGTCTATCGTGCCGATGCACCTATTCAGGGTAAGGTAGCAATTATTTCTGGGGGCGGAAGTGGTCACGAACCCATGCACGCTGGCTTTGTTGGTGATGGAATGCTTGATGCTGCTTGTCCTGGTGAAGTTTTCACCTCACCCACACCTGACCAAATGTTAGCCGCAGCGCAGCAGGTAGATGGTGGTGCTGGTATTCTTTATATCGTCAAAAATTATAGTGGCGATTTGATGAATTTTGAAATGGCGACGGAATTAGCCAGAAGTGAAGGCATCCGCACCCTAAATATTATCATTGATGATGATGTGGCAGTCAAAGATAGTTTGTATACCCAAGGCAGAAGAGGTGTAGGAACAACAGTGCTGGCGGAAAAAATTTGTGGTGCAGCCGCAAAACAAGGTTATGATTTGCAGCAAGTAGCTTCTTTGTGTAGAAAGGTAAATTTGCATGGACGGAGTGTAGGAGTTGCCCTCAGTTCTTGTACAGTGCCGATGAAGGGTACACCGACTTTTGCTTTGGGAGATGATGAAATAGAATTAGGAATTGGGATTCATGGGGAACCTGGGAGAGAGAGAGTTACCATGAAATCAGCGGATGAGATTACAGAGATTTTAGTGCGATCGCTCACGGATGATACCGCCTATAGTCGCACAGTGCGGGAGTGGAATGAAAGAAAAGCAGAATGGCTGGATGTAGAACTGTTAAATAAACCCCTGCAAAAAGGCGATCGCATTCTAGCATTTGTTAACAGTATGGGTGGGACTCCCGTTTCTGAACTTTATCTTGTCTATCGCAAACTAGCAGAAATCTGTGAGCAGGAAGGACTACAAATTGTGCGAAACTTAATTGGCCCCTACATCACATCTTTGGAAATGCAAGGCTGCTCAATTACCCTGCTAAAGTTAGATGATGAGATGCTGCGGTTATGGGATGCACCAGTAAAAACGCCAAGTTTACGCTGGGGAATGTGAGATGATTACTCAGGTGCAAATTGTCGAATGGTTACAGGTTTACGCTTCTGTCATTGAGCATCATAAAGAAGATTTGACAGAATTAGATGCGGCCATAGGTGATGGTGATCACGGTATCAATATGGATCGCGGTTTTAAAAAAATCAGCAGTCAGTTAGGGAGTTTTACAGGTAAAGACATCAGCAGCATTTTCAAAGCTGTCAGCATGACCTTAATTTCCAGTATTGGTGGTGCGAGTGGACCCCTCTATGGAACTTGGTTTTTAAGGGCTAGTTCCGCAACGGATGGCAAGCAGGAATTAACAACAGAAGATACTCTGAAAGTACTTCAGGCTGGCTTAGATGGTTTAGTTGAACGTGGTAAAGCGCAGTTAGGAGATAAAACTATGATAGATGTGATGTCTCCGGCTGTAGGTGCTTTTGAGCAAGCTGTCAGCGAGGGTTTGGAGACTGTAGAAGCCTTGCAGAGGGCGGTTACTGCGGCAGAACAAGGGTTAAAGGCAACTATCCCCATGTTAGCTAAAAAAGGCAGGGCAAGTTATTTAGGTGAGCGAAGTTTGGGTCATCAAGATCCTGGAGGTACTTCTGCTTATTGGATGTTGCGGAGTTTATTGGAGGTGGTAGAAG contains the following coding sequences:
- the dhaL gene encoding dihydroxyacetone kinase subunit DhaL encodes the protein MITQVQIVEWLQVYASVIEHHKEDLTELDAAIGDGDHGINMDRGFKKISSQLGSFTGKDISSIFKAVSMTLISSIGGASGPLYGTWFLRASSATDGKQELTTEDTLKVLQAGLDGLVERGKAQLGDKTMIDVMSPAVGAFEQAVSEGLETVEALQRAVTAAEQGLKATIPMLAKKGRASYLGERSLGHQDPGGTSAYWMLRSLLEVVEGSRG
- a CDS encoding HhoA/HhoB/HtrA family serine endopeptidase; this encodes MKTNNHNLTPKNMDTKFLFQTLGTKRRELMLTGLAVILLGGCSRLNSKTLETQQNIPQGQNIPIAAPPAMISSSGDPNFIVKVVQNVGGAVVRIDSTRTITSQAPEAFGDPFFPFFSDRVPQTRKRVERGSGSGFIINSSGQILTNAHVVDGTDRVTVTLKDGRTFNGNVLGEDPVTDVAMIQIDANNLPTLALGNSDILQPGEPVIAIGNPLGLNNTVTSGIISATGRSGSEIGVSDKRVDYLQTDAAINPGNSGGPLLNARGEVIGMNTAIIQGAQGLGFAIPINTVQKISQQLVTKGRAEHPYLGVEMVTLTPEIKERITRRFGARVKIPDQGILLSRIVANSPAAVGGLKPGDVIKSINNQPVNKVEEVQKLVENSTIGDSLQIQIERNGQPTQVTVKPAPLPIRNES
- the def gene encoding peptide deformylase codes for the protein MTELAPIIQLGNPILRQKAVDIENIQDQDIQKLIDNLIATVDLANGVGIAAPQIAASYRLFIVASRPNARYPSAPEMEPTAMINPQIISHSTEVLKGWEGCLSVPGIRGLVPRYQKIEIEYTDRNGNLQKQELTDFVARIFQHEYDHLEGKVFLDRVESTYELMTEAEYQQRVVNNIDSSIQQ
- the dhaK gene encoding dihydroxyacetone kinase subunit DhaK, whose translation is MKKLINQPEDFVRESLEGMAVAHGDLIKVNYEPTFVYRADAPIQGKVAIISGGGSGHEPMHAGFVGDGMLDAACPGEVFTSPTPDQMLAAAQQVDGGAGILYIVKNYSGDLMNFEMATELARSEGIRTLNIIIDDDVAVKDSLYTQGRRGVGTTVLAEKICGAAAKQGYDLQQVASLCRKVNLHGRSVGVALSSCTVPMKGTPTFALGDDEIELGIGIHGEPGRERVTMKSADEITEILVRSLTDDTAYSRTVREWNERKAEWLDVELLNKPLQKGDRILAFVNSMGGTPVSELYLVYRKLAEICEQEGLQIVRNLIGPYITSLEMQGCSITLLKLDDEMLRLWDAPVKTPSLRWGM